The Chanos chanos chromosome 6, fChaCha1.1, whole genome shotgun sequence genome includes a region encoding these proteins:
- the fhdc4 gene encoding FH2 domain-containing protein 1 produces MDIDGEPSIASSSSVATSNATAPMTPPPPPPPPPMPPPPPPPGPLLGGGQISKVARRMSKLRNFNWEAIPHHTVLGKRNIWTAEKKRDYELDTKYMEELFSRSDQGKLPQKQLSLRRSLQGTPANSQVPEVVSILNSKKNMNIGIFLKQFKRSVSGMVEDISCGKGEAFGSGKLKELCKLLPEEGGVRALLAFNGDHTTLSDADLFMVQLVRVPSYEERLRSLVLKEEFSHCMDDVDNCIATMTAAGRELLECVDLHSVIRLVLKTGNYMNAGGYAGGAVGFRISSLLKLADTKANKPGMNLMHYVVMEAQRTDTELLKFPEQLRHISDAARIHKQEIEAEFQRKVKQVEEVKANTEKEADLAHQMEDFLQHAESRLAQTQASFHTLDSLIQEVAEYFCEEPGQFRLEECCSIFHSVCEKFKRAIQENHEREVAEVRRRQRERLHCAAKRRSTATCSSRDKDMEGVALESVLQKFLSSSGSRRRAGTPSPTGGSLSEITYRENCPTQTSPDKVPDTQRNGWTDSGSRSSLGKENVAENINTATDVQTSQKNASRDLMAVKRASSTPSSGRQPSAKEGEEEDKQTEEEVQKMREVSRRVLRFQSRSSVSSGESSTPLTSPQQKAFREDRQTLLIEPEKATEPIPSPHALLKTTNNPINRRHTVAFATPTQHADDNEEDSWIPAHFERDPAPSLGAIGKMKSEDGYTPSTESGTWNQVSAAQPSKVETEEKMVDSFFNMWRGNIFQRRNIQTITASSSRESSGFMSFFKRKEKYKPHEKESDASSVDP; encoded by the exons ATGGATATTGATGGAGAACCATCCAtagcctcttcttcttctgtggCTACCTCAAATGCCACTGCACCAATgacacctccaccacctccaccccctccacctatgcctcctccaccccctccacctgGCCCCCTCCTTGGTGGAGGGCAGATTTCGAAAGTGGCTCGGCGTATGTCTAAGCTACGCAACTTCAACTGGGAAGCTATACCCCACCACACTGTGCTTGGCAAACGCAACATATGGACAGCAGAGAAGAAGCGAGACTATGAGTTGGACACCAAATATATGGAAGAGTTGTTCAGTCGCAGTGACCAAGGCAAGCTGCCGCAGAAACAGCTCTCCTTACGCAGGAGCCTGCAAGGCACACCAGCCAACTCCCAAGTGCCGGAAGTG GTGTCCATCCTCAACTCgaagaaaaacatgaacattGGCATTTTCCTCAAGCAGTTTAAGCG GTCAGTGAGTGGAATGGTGGAGGACATAAGCTGTGGTAAGGGGGAAGCATTTGGGTCAGGGAAGCTGAAAGAGCTGTGTAAACTGCTGCCAGAGGAGGGAGGG gTGAGAGCATTGCTTGCTTTCAACGGAGACCACACGACTCTGTCAGATGCAGATCTGTTCATGGTGCAACTTGTGAGGGTCCCAAG CTATGAGGAACGGCTGCGCAGTTTGGTTCTGAAGGAGGAATTCTCCCATTGCATGGATGATGTAGATAACTGCATAGCCACTATGACTGCCGCAGGCAGGG AGCTATTGGAGTGCGTGGATCTTCACTCCGTCATCCGGTTGGTTCTGAAAACAGGAAACTACATGAATGCT GGTGGTTACGCAGGCGGGGCAGTTGGCTTTCGGATATCCTCTCTGCTGAAACTGGCAGACACCAAGGCTAACAAACCAGGAATGAACCTCATGCACTATGTAGTGATG GAAGCtcagaggacagacacagaactgCTGAAGTTTCCAGAACAACTGAGACACATTAGTGATGCTGCAAG AATCCACAAACAGGAAATTGAAGCTGAATTTCAGAGGAAAGTAAAGCAGGTTGAGGAAGTGAAagccaacacagagaaagaagctGACCTTGCTCATCAGATGGAAGATTTTCTTCAG CATGCCGAATCCAGGCTGGCCCAGACTCAGGCCTCCTTCCACACGCTTGACTCCCTCATCCAGGAGGTGGCTGAGTACTTCTGTGAGGAGCCCGGCCAGTTCAGACTGGAGGAGTGCTGTTCCATTTTCCACTCTGTCTGTGAGAAGTTCAAACGTGCCATTCAG GAGAACCATGAACGGGAAGTGGCAGAGGTCAGGAGACGTCAGCGGGAGAGGCTACACTGTGCTGCCAAACGCCGATCCACTGCCACCTGCTCCTCACGAGATAAAGACATGGAGGGCGTGGCACTTGAGTCCGTCTTACAGAAGTTCCTCAGCAGCTCCGGCTCACGCCGACGAGCCGGCACCCCCTCACCAACAGGGGGCAGCCTCTCCGAGATCACCTACAGAGAAAACTGTCCCACTCAGACCAGTCCAGACAAGGTCCccgacacacagagaaacgGCTGGACTGACAGTGGTTCCCGCTCGTCTCTGGGCAAAGAGAACGTGGCAGAGAACATCAACACGGCAACTGACGTTCAGACGTCCCAAAAAAATGCCAGCAGGGATTTGATGGCTGTGAAGAGGGCCAGCAGTACCCCTAGTTCAGGCAGACAGCCTTCAGCCAAagagggtgaggaagaggacaaacagactgaggaagaggtgcagaaaatgagagaggttTCCCGCAGAGTCTTGCGTTTTCAGAGTCGGTCCAGCGTCTCGTCTGGAGAATCTTCCACACCCCTGACATCACCTCAGCAGAAGGCTTTTCGGGAGGACAGGCAGACTTTACTGATTGAGCCTGAGAAAGCTACTGAACCGATACCCAGCCCACATGCTCTACTCAAGACTACCAACAACCCCATCAACCGCCGCCACACCGTTGCCTTCGCTACGCCCACGCAACATGCAGACGACAACGAGGAAGACTCATGGATTCCCGCACACTTTGAAAGAGATCCTGCCCCGTCTTTGGGGGCCATTGGGAAGATGAAGTCCGAGGATGGCTACACGCCTTCCACAGAGTCAGGAACATGGAACCAGGTCTCTGCAGCACAGCCAAGCAAGGTGGAAACTGAGGAAAAGATGGTGGATTCTTTCTTCAACATGTGGCGTGGAAATATCTTTCAACGGCGTAACATTCAGACTATCACAGCCAGTAGCTCCAGAGAAAGTTCTGGTTTCATGTCTTTCTTCAAACGCAAAGAGAAGTACAAGCCacatgagaaagaaagtgacGCTAGCAGTGTTGACCCTTGA